ATCGGGACTTGTCAGATATAGCTGCATCTGCCAGTACGGTTGGCCGCCATGTTCGATGCACGACGTGGTCGTGCCCAGTGTGCGTTCCGCGACATCGGGCACATTGGGCAGAAAGGGCCCGAACAGCGGCCACTCGCCGCCGGAGACATAGCACGGGCACTCATGCATGTCAGGAACAAAATCACCGCCGATACAGTCGCTTGGCGTCGACGTGGGTCGCAATACAAACGCAACCACCGCCATGCTCAGGAGCAAGCTTGGAGCGCGCATTGGAACTGCCTCCTACTGTGGAACTGTCGAGGACGCCGCTGCGAGATGGCGGGCGCCGGTGCGGGCGGCGTGGTGATGCCAAACGATCTTAATTATAGTCTAACGAATCGACTAATCGTTGGCAAGCTATAGCAACCTCATTGCAGATAAACAGCTTTCAGTACCGCCTGTAGGGGCACGGCGCGCCGTGCCCCTACAGATTGTGTGAGGCGCACTCTATAAGCACGGATTGCAGAACGCGAGCGCCGGATCTCCGGCGCGGAACGCCACGTCGACAAACTTCACCACGTCGAAGACATTGGTGACGCCATTGCAGTCGACATCGGTACGCTCCCGCGGACATCCTGCATCCGTGACCGGCGTTCCGGCGCGAAATGCGACATCGACCGCGACGACGACATCAAAAACGTTGACCACCCCGTCACAGACCGGGTTGGGGGCCGGATCGGCAAAGCACGGCAGACAGTCGCACGAGCCGCTGCCGGCTGCACCGTACCAGAATCCGATTCCCGCTTGGTAGTTCTCCGACATCGCGCTGCCAATGGCCGATTGTCCGATCGATGACGACAGTTTATAGCTTGGCGACATCGTATTAATCGCGCCGCCGCCGTTGATCGACTGCCAGGGGATGTCGTAGTTGGCATTCGCCTCGTGAACTGTTGCGGGCGGAGCCGTTTGATTCGACGGCGTCACACTCTCCGGCGCAACCGCCGCATCATTCGCAGGCTGTTCGACAGCGGATGTGGTCGAAGTTGCGGTGCTCTGATCCACGGTGGACTCCTGCTTGGGCGTCGCCGCCAGAAGCAAGAGTGACAAAGCCGGAATCAAACTCCCGACTGCGATCGAGATCGGTTTTGAGTTTTTCATCGGGTGTCTCCCATCGACGAAACCTCGTGTCCATCTGCCAACCGTGCCTCCAATGCTTCGATGCGCTTCTGTTGTTCCTTCAGCCTTTCAATTTCCGCACGTTGAGATTCAAGCTGACGCCTGAGTTCCTGATTCAGCGCGTAGAGCGCTTGGATTGACGCAAGCGCCACACCATCGGCATCAACCGAAGTGATGTGTCGGTCGTCCTCTCCAACTTCGAAGGCAGCGTAGAAATCTTGAGCCATGGGCCCGATGTGCCTGATCTCGGCATCTTGGCTAATGTATCTCCAAGTTGACATTGGCATGGCGGCGACTTTCTCAAGAATGGATGCGACATCAACAGATTCTATATCGGCCTTAAGATTTCTGTCAGAGAGAGACGACCAAGACCCTCCACCTGAAGCAACTTGAACTCCGGTAGATGGCGTACAACCGCTTACTCCCGTGACAAAGCGAACCCCTCCTGTCGCTCGAGCAGCGAATTCGTTACTAGCTATGGATTGGAAAAAGCAATTCAGGGAATCAGCCCATAGGAATGTTCCTCCGTGAGAGGCAAGTACTTCCGTGTTCCGTCCAGCTGCCAAGGAATGGGGAGCGCGAATGAGGTTACCATCCCCGCCCGGAACGGTCGAGTATCGGGCGTTTGCGTAGATATGGTTGGAGCCTCCTCCTATCGCCGCTGCGTCTGCCCCAGCATCGATCTGATTACCGAAGCCGCCCGCGATCGTGGCACCTGTCACGCCGGGATCAATGTCATTCTGATCGCCGCCGCCTATGACAGATAGTTCTCCCTCATTGACGCAGTGAGATCCGCCGGCAACTACTGACGCGATTGCGATTGCTTGGTTGTTCCAGCCGCCGCCTACACTGGCGTACTGTCCAACCGCCCGATTGCCGTTTCCACCACTGACGGTGGCGGATGATCCGATTGATAGATTGGAGCGTCCTCCCCCGATCGTTGAATAACCGCCGGAGGCCGAGTTTGAGTCGGTCGCTGTGAATCCACCGCCCCCACCAACAGTAGAGTAGTCACCCCGGGCCCTGTTATGCATACCACCACCGATTGTCGACCACTGTCCACTCGCGGTGTCC
Above is a window of Candidatus Zixiibacteriota bacterium DNA encoding:
- a CDS encoding tail fiber domain-containing protein, giving the protein MKHTVRFVSYAVLVSMAILVATTGVVEAAVPSLINYQGILKDGDGDPQTGTFSVTFRIYPTPAGGLPVWEETQNITSDALGLFNVLLGTSVALDESIFSASDRWLGIDVEGDGEMIPRIRFVTVPYAHRVATVDGSTGGAITGDVSIASNLDVDGEIRATAKATIGSGHANTGSGAFVAGGNNNARGDYSVISGGGGGTPSDSNSAHGQYTAVGGGQRNIAGNNHATVGGGFGNVASGELAVISGGRVNKADGTIATVGGGTFNAAIGNYSTIGGGESDTASGQWSTIGGGMHNRARGDYSTVGGGGGFTATDSNSASGGYSTIGGGRSNLSIGSSATVSGGNGNRAVGQYASVGGGWNNQAIAIASVVAGGSHCVNEGELSVIGGGDQNDIDPGVTGATIAGGFGNQIDAGADAAAIGGGSNHIYANARYSTVPGGDGNLIRAPHSLAAGRNTEVLASHGGTFLWADSLNCFFQSIASNEFAARATGGVRFVTGVSGCTPSTGVQVASGGGSWSSLSDRNLKADIESVDVASILEKVAAMPMSTWRYISQDAEIRHIGPMAQDFYAAFEVGEDDRHITSVDADGVALASIQALYALNQELRRQLESQRAEIERLKEQQKRIEALEARLADGHEVSSMGDTR